From the genome of Desulfobotulus pelophilus, one region includes:
- a CDS encoding sodium ion-translocating decarboxylase subunit beta, with translation MIPLLLDFLSNTGFYLVDFRHVFMICVGLVFIYLGIVKRYEPLLLVPIGFGILMGNIPVFHGLGLSIYEEGSVLGYLYMGVTHGIYPPLIFLGIGAMTDFSTLLARPSLMLLGAAAQAGIFLTFLGALAIGFSPFEAASIGIIGGADGPTAIFLTSKLAADLIGPIAIAAYSYMALVPVIQPPIMKLLTTKKERCIRMEEPRKVSQREKIIFPIMGLLMCCFIAPAALPLLGMLFLGNLLKEAVVTDRLAVAARTVIIDTVTILLGVTVGASTQADVFLNAKSIGIFVLGAASFAVATACGLLFAKFMNLFLKTKINPLIGAAGVSAVPDSARVVHHVAQKEDPGNFLLMHAMAPNISGVIGSAIAAGVLWSFLS, from the coding sequence TTGTATTTATTTATCTGGGGATAGTCAAACGCTACGAACCCCTTTTGCTGGTCCCCATAGGATTTGGTATTCTCATGGGAAATATCCCGGTATTCCATGGGCTGGGTCTGAGTATCTATGAAGAAGGTTCCGTTCTGGGGTATCTTTACATGGGCGTTACCCACGGCATTTATCCGCCCTTGATTTTTCTTGGTATCGGAGCCATGACGGATTTTTCTACCCTTCTGGCAAGACCTTCTCTCATGCTGCTGGGTGCTGCTGCTCAAGCGGGTATTTTTCTTACCTTTCTGGGAGCTCTGGCCATCGGATTTTCTCCTTTTGAAGCGGCCAGCATCGGTATTATCGGTGGCGCGGATGGGCCAACGGCCATTTTCCTGACATCAAAGCTCGCTGCGGATCTGATCGGTCCCATCGCCATTGCCGCTTATTCGTATATGGCTCTGGTACCCGTGATCCAGCCGCCCATTATGAAGCTTCTGACCACGAAAAAAGAGCGTTGCATCCGCATGGAGGAGCCAAGGAAGGTTTCCCAGAGGGAAAAAATCATTTTTCCCATCATGGGGCTTCTGATGTGCTGTTTTATCGCACCGGCGGCTCTTCCCCTGCTGGGCATGCTGTTTCTGGGTAACCTCCTCAAGGAGGCCGTGGTGACGGATCGTCTGGCTGTGGCGGCCCGCACGGTAATCATCGATACGGTGACCATCCTCCTGGGTGTAACCGTTGGGGCCAGCACCCAGGCAGATGTTTTTCTTAATGCGAAAAGCATAGGGATTTTTGTACTGGGAGCAGCCAGTTTTGCCGTGGCAACGGCTTGCGGGTTGCTTTTCGCCAAGTTCATGAATCTGTTTTTAAAAACCAAAATCAATCCCCTGATTGGTGCCGCCGGGGTTTCGGCTGTACCGGATTCGGCCCGTGTGGTGCACCATGTGGCCCAGAAGGAAGATCCCGGCAATTTTCTGCTCATGCATGCCATGGCTCCTAATATTTCAGGGGTGATCGGTTCTGCCATTGCCGCCGGGGTTCTCTGGAGTTTTCTTTCCTGA